Proteins encoded by one window of Grus americana isolate bGruAme1 chromosome 7, bGruAme1.mat, whole genome shotgun sequence:
- the ARHGAP19 gene encoding rho GTPase-activating protein 19 isoform X2, with protein MPLQKLSALIDAICNFVICNDSSLRSQPIIFNPDFFVEKLRHEKPEVFTELVVSNITRLIDLPGAELAQLMGEEDPKLPGANSTASGFFRSLMSLKRKEKGVVFGSPLTEEGIAQVSQLIEYLHKNLRAEGLFRVPGNSIRQQILKDALNSGTDIDLDSGEFHSNDVATLLKMFLGELPEPLLTHKHFHAHLKIADLTLFDEKGNKTSMPDKERQIEALQLLFLILPAPNRSLLKLLLDLLYQTAKKQDKNKMSAHNLALMFAPHILWPRNVTANDLQENITKLNNGVTFMIKHSQKLFKAPVYIRECARLHYLGSRAHTSKDDLDLLTSPGSKELQPLKSQKRSRLDTCHQEETQQRTEEALKELFRHVHNMPDSAKKKKLIRQFNKHPTALTPGSDVPTSPAPRRTRSRSFSGLIKRKVLGTPVILERKSRDATPEPERVSKENVHLLQKCGSPAHMSQVKLKSLEGRKEESCRRMRAHLLSKDSSSL; from the exons ATGCCTCTCCAAAAGCTCTCAGCACTCAT tgATGCCATTTGCAATTTTGTCATTTGCAATGACTCCTCCCTCCGTAGCCAGCCGATCATCTTCAATCCTGACTTCTTCGTGGAAAAGCTGCGCCATGAAAAACCAGAGGTGTTCACAGAGCTCGTTGTCAGCAACATTACCAGGCTCATTGACTtgcctggggcagagctggcccAGCTTATGGGAGAGGAGGACCCAAAGCTGCCTGGGGCAAACAGCACAGCCTCTGGATTTTTTCGTTCTCTGATGTCTCTGAAGCGCAAGG agaaaGGGGTGGTGTTTGGCTCGCCACTGACAGAAGAAGGCATCGCACAGGTCTCCCAGCTAATTGAGTACCTGCACAAAA ATCTAAGAGCAGAAGGCTTGTTTCGGGTGCCAGGCAACAGCATCAGGCAACAGATCCTAAAGGATGCTCTGAACAGTGGTACTGATATTGACCTGGACTCTGGGGAGTTTCATTCCAACGATGTGGCCACCCTGCTTAAGATGTTCCTGGGTGAATTGCCAGAGCCCCTGCTGACACACAAGCACTTCCATGCCCACCTCAAAATTGCAG ACTTGACACTGTTTGATGAGAAGGGGAATAAGACCAGCATGCCAGACAAAGAGCGTCAAATCgaagccctgcagctgctgtttttGATCCTTCCCGCACCCAACCGCAGTCTGCTCAAACTGCTGCTGGACTTGCTCTACCAGACCGCCAAGAAGCAGGACAAGAACAAGATGTCTGCCCACAATCTTGCCCTCATGTTTGCACCCCACATCTTATGGCCCAGAAAT GTGACAGCAAATGACCTTCAGGAGAATATCACGAAGCTAAACAATGGAGTGACCTTCATGATCAAACACTCTCAGAAACTCTTCAAG GCGCCAGTGTACATCCGGGAGTGTGCCAGGCTGCATTACCTGGGATCCAGAGCCCACACATCAAAG GATGACCTGGATTTGCTCACATCTCCTGGCTCCAAGGAGTTGCAGCCCCTCAAGTCTCAGAAGCGGAGCCGACTGGACACTTGCCATCAGGAGGAGACCCAGCAGCGCACAGAGGAGGCACTGAAGGAGCTCTTCCGCCATGTCCACAATATGCCTGACTCCGCAAAGAAGAAGAAGCTCATCCGGCAG TTTAATAAGCATCCTACAGCTCTCACTCCTGGCTCTGATGTACCCACATCCCCAGCACCACGACGCACCCGCTCGCGCTCCTTCAGCGGCCTCATTAAG CGGAAAGTTTTGGGAACCCCAGTTATCCTggagaggaagagcagggaTGCCACGCCGGAGCCTGAGCGAGTCAGCAAAGAGAATGTCCACCTG TTACAGAAATGTGGATCTCCAGCTCACATGTCCCAAGTGAAGCTGAAATCTCTGGAGGGCCGGAAAGAG GAATCCTGTAGACGCATGCGAGCACACCTGCTTTCCAAGGATTCATCATCCCTCTGA
- the ARHGAP19 gene encoding rho GTPase-activating protein 19 isoform X3, with protein MAARAPVPSGRRGGSDAICNFVICNDSSLRSQPIIFNPDFFVEKLRHEKPEVFTELVVSNITRLIDLPGAELAQLMGEEDPKLPGANSTASGFFRSLMSLKRKEKGVVFGSPLTEEGIAQVSQLIEYLHKNLRAEGLFRVPGNSIRQQILKDALNSGTDIDLDSGEFHSNDVATLLKMFLGELPEPLLTHKHFHAHLKIADLTLFDEKGNKTSMPDKERQIEALQLLFLILPAPNRSLLKLLLDLLYQTAKKQDKNKMSAHNLALMFAPHILWPRNVTANDLQENITKLNNGVTFMIKHSQKLFKAPVYIRECARLHYLGSRAHTSKDDLDLLTSPGSKELQPLKSQKRSRLDTCHQEETQQRTEEALKELFRHVHNMPDSAKKKKLIRQFNKHPTALTPGSDVPTSPAPRRTRSRSFSGLIKRKVLGTPVILERKSRDATPEPERVSKENVHLLQKCGSPAHMSQVKLKSLEGRKEGAQWQQHHTDQQE; from the exons ATGGCGGCGAGAGCACCGGTGCCcagcgggcggcgcggcggcag tgATGCCATTTGCAATTTTGTCATTTGCAATGACTCCTCCCTCCGTAGCCAGCCGATCATCTTCAATCCTGACTTCTTCGTGGAAAAGCTGCGCCATGAAAAACCAGAGGTGTTCACAGAGCTCGTTGTCAGCAACATTACCAGGCTCATTGACTtgcctggggcagagctggcccAGCTTATGGGAGAGGAGGACCCAAAGCTGCCTGGGGCAAACAGCACAGCCTCTGGATTTTTTCGTTCTCTGATGTCTCTGAAGCGCAAGG agaaaGGGGTGGTGTTTGGCTCGCCACTGACAGAAGAAGGCATCGCACAGGTCTCCCAGCTAATTGAGTACCTGCACAAAA ATCTAAGAGCAGAAGGCTTGTTTCGGGTGCCAGGCAACAGCATCAGGCAACAGATCCTAAAGGATGCTCTGAACAGTGGTACTGATATTGACCTGGACTCTGGGGAGTTTCATTCCAACGATGTGGCCACCCTGCTTAAGATGTTCCTGGGTGAATTGCCAGAGCCCCTGCTGACACACAAGCACTTCCATGCCCACCTCAAAATTGCAG ACTTGACACTGTTTGATGAGAAGGGGAATAAGACCAGCATGCCAGACAAAGAGCGTCAAATCgaagccctgcagctgctgtttttGATCCTTCCCGCACCCAACCGCAGTCTGCTCAAACTGCTGCTGGACTTGCTCTACCAGACCGCCAAGAAGCAGGACAAGAACAAGATGTCTGCCCACAATCTTGCCCTCATGTTTGCACCCCACATCTTATGGCCCAGAAAT GTGACAGCAAATGACCTTCAGGAGAATATCACGAAGCTAAACAATGGAGTGACCTTCATGATCAAACACTCTCAGAAACTCTTCAAG GCGCCAGTGTACATCCGGGAGTGTGCCAGGCTGCATTACCTGGGATCCAGAGCCCACACATCAAAG GATGACCTGGATTTGCTCACATCTCCTGGCTCCAAGGAGTTGCAGCCCCTCAAGTCTCAGAAGCGGAGCCGACTGGACACTTGCCATCAGGAGGAGACCCAGCAGCGCACAGAGGAGGCACTGAAGGAGCTCTTCCGCCATGTCCACAATATGCCTGACTCCGCAAAGAAGAAGAAGCTCATCCGGCAG TTTAATAAGCATCCTACAGCTCTCACTCCTGGCTCTGATGTACCCACATCCCCAGCACCACGACGCACCCGCTCGCGCTCCTTCAGCGGCCTCATTAAG CGGAAAGTTTTGGGAACCCCAGTTATCCTggagaggaagagcagggaTGCCACGCCGGAGCCTGAGCGAGTCAGCAAAGAGAATGTCCACCTG TTACAGAAATGTGGATCTCCAGCTCACATGTCCCAAGTGAAGCTGAAATCTCTGGAGGGCCGGAAAGAG
- the ARHGAP19 gene encoding rho GTPase-activating protein 19 isoform X1 gives MAARAPVPSGRRGGSDAICNFVICNDSSLRSQPIIFNPDFFVEKLRHEKPEVFTELVVSNITRLIDLPGAELAQLMGEEDPKLPGANSTASGFFRSLMSLKRKEKGVVFGSPLTEEGIAQVSQLIEYLHKNLRAEGLFRVPGNSIRQQILKDALNSGTDIDLDSGEFHSNDVATLLKMFLGELPEPLLTHKHFHAHLKIADLTLFDEKGNKTSMPDKERQIEALQLLFLILPAPNRSLLKLLLDLLYQTAKKQDKNKMSAHNLALMFAPHILWPRNVTANDLQENITKLNNGVTFMIKHSQKLFKAPVYIRECARLHYLGSRAHTSKDDLDLLTSPGSKELQPLKSQKRSRLDTCHQEETQQRTEEALKELFRHVHNMPDSAKKKKLIRQFNKHPTALTPGSDVPTSPAPRRTRSRSFSGLIKRKVLGTPVILERKSRDATPEPERVSKENVHLLQKCGSPAHMSQVKLKSLEGRKEESCRRMRAHLLSKDSSSL, from the exons ATGGCGGCGAGAGCACCGGTGCCcagcgggcggcgcggcggcag tgATGCCATTTGCAATTTTGTCATTTGCAATGACTCCTCCCTCCGTAGCCAGCCGATCATCTTCAATCCTGACTTCTTCGTGGAAAAGCTGCGCCATGAAAAACCAGAGGTGTTCACAGAGCTCGTTGTCAGCAACATTACCAGGCTCATTGACTtgcctggggcagagctggcccAGCTTATGGGAGAGGAGGACCCAAAGCTGCCTGGGGCAAACAGCACAGCCTCTGGATTTTTTCGTTCTCTGATGTCTCTGAAGCGCAAGG agaaaGGGGTGGTGTTTGGCTCGCCACTGACAGAAGAAGGCATCGCACAGGTCTCCCAGCTAATTGAGTACCTGCACAAAA ATCTAAGAGCAGAAGGCTTGTTTCGGGTGCCAGGCAACAGCATCAGGCAACAGATCCTAAAGGATGCTCTGAACAGTGGTACTGATATTGACCTGGACTCTGGGGAGTTTCATTCCAACGATGTGGCCACCCTGCTTAAGATGTTCCTGGGTGAATTGCCAGAGCCCCTGCTGACACACAAGCACTTCCATGCCCACCTCAAAATTGCAG ACTTGACACTGTTTGATGAGAAGGGGAATAAGACCAGCATGCCAGACAAAGAGCGTCAAATCgaagccctgcagctgctgtttttGATCCTTCCCGCACCCAACCGCAGTCTGCTCAAACTGCTGCTGGACTTGCTCTACCAGACCGCCAAGAAGCAGGACAAGAACAAGATGTCTGCCCACAATCTTGCCCTCATGTTTGCACCCCACATCTTATGGCCCAGAAAT GTGACAGCAAATGACCTTCAGGAGAATATCACGAAGCTAAACAATGGAGTGACCTTCATGATCAAACACTCTCAGAAACTCTTCAAG GCGCCAGTGTACATCCGGGAGTGTGCCAGGCTGCATTACCTGGGATCCAGAGCCCACACATCAAAG GATGACCTGGATTTGCTCACATCTCCTGGCTCCAAGGAGTTGCAGCCCCTCAAGTCTCAGAAGCGGAGCCGACTGGACACTTGCCATCAGGAGGAGACCCAGCAGCGCACAGAGGAGGCACTGAAGGAGCTCTTCCGCCATGTCCACAATATGCCTGACTCCGCAAAGAAGAAGAAGCTCATCCGGCAG TTTAATAAGCATCCTACAGCTCTCACTCCTGGCTCTGATGTACCCACATCCCCAGCACCACGACGCACCCGCTCGCGCTCCTTCAGCGGCCTCATTAAG CGGAAAGTTTTGGGAACCCCAGTTATCCTggagaggaagagcagggaTGCCACGCCGGAGCCTGAGCGAGTCAGCAAAGAGAATGTCCACCTG TTACAGAAATGTGGATCTCCAGCTCACATGTCCCAAGTGAAGCTGAAATCTCTGGAGGGCCGGAAAGAG GAATCCTGTAGACGCATGCGAGCACACCTGCTTTCCAAGGATTCATCATCCCTCTGA
- the ARHGAP19 gene encoding rho GTPase-activating protein 19 isoform X4, whose translation MGEEDPKLPGANSTASGFFRSLMSLKRKEKGVVFGSPLTEEGIAQVSQLIEYLHKNLRAEGLFRVPGNSIRQQILKDALNSGTDIDLDSGEFHSNDVATLLKMFLGELPEPLLTHKHFHAHLKIADLTLFDEKGNKTSMPDKERQIEALQLLFLILPAPNRSLLKLLLDLLYQTAKKQDKNKMSAHNLALMFAPHILWPRNVTANDLQENITKLNNGVTFMIKHSQKLFKAPVYIRECARLHYLGSRAHTSKDDLDLLTSPGSKELQPLKSQKRSRLDTCHQEETQQRTEEALKELFRHVHNMPDSAKKKKLIRQFNKHPTALTPGSDVPTSPAPRRTRSRSFSGLIKRKVLGTPVILERKSRDATPEPERVSKENVHLLQKCGSPAHMSQVKLKSLEGRKEESCRRMRAHLLSKDSSSL comes from the exons ATGGGAGAGGAGGACCCAAAGCTGCCTGGGGCAAACAGCACAGCCTCTGGATTTTTTCGTTCTCTGATGTCTCTGAAGCGCAAGG agaaaGGGGTGGTGTTTGGCTCGCCACTGACAGAAGAAGGCATCGCACAGGTCTCCCAGCTAATTGAGTACCTGCACAAAA ATCTAAGAGCAGAAGGCTTGTTTCGGGTGCCAGGCAACAGCATCAGGCAACAGATCCTAAAGGATGCTCTGAACAGTGGTACTGATATTGACCTGGACTCTGGGGAGTTTCATTCCAACGATGTGGCCACCCTGCTTAAGATGTTCCTGGGTGAATTGCCAGAGCCCCTGCTGACACACAAGCACTTCCATGCCCACCTCAAAATTGCAG ACTTGACACTGTTTGATGAGAAGGGGAATAAGACCAGCATGCCAGACAAAGAGCGTCAAATCgaagccctgcagctgctgtttttGATCCTTCCCGCACCCAACCGCAGTCTGCTCAAACTGCTGCTGGACTTGCTCTACCAGACCGCCAAGAAGCAGGACAAGAACAAGATGTCTGCCCACAATCTTGCCCTCATGTTTGCACCCCACATCTTATGGCCCAGAAAT GTGACAGCAAATGACCTTCAGGAGAATATCACGAAGCTAAACAATGGAGTGACCTTCATGATCAAACACTCTCAGAAACTCTTCAAG GCGCCAGTGTACATCCGGGAGTGTGCCAGGCTGCATTACCTGGGATCCAGAGCCCACACATCAAAG GATGACCTGGATTTGCTCACATCTCCTGGCTCCAAGGAGTTGCAGCCCCTCAAGTCTCAGAAGCGGAGCCGACTGGACACTTGCCATCAGGAGGAGACCCAGCAGCGCACAGAGGAGGCACTGAAGGAGCTCTTCCGCCATGTCCACAATATGCCTGACTCCGCAAAGAAGAAGAAGCTCATCCGGCAG TTTAATAAGCATCCTACAGCTCTCACTCCTGGCTCTGATGTACCCACATCCCCAGCACCACGACGCACCCGCTCGCGCTCCTTCAGCGGCCTCATTAAG CGGAAAGTTTTGGGAACCCCAGTTATCCTggagaggaagagcagggaTGCCACGCCGGAGCCTGAGCGAGTCAGCAAAGAGAATGTCCACCTG TTACAGAAATGTGGATCTCCAGCTCACATGTCCCAAGTGAAGCTGAAATCTCTGGAGGGCCGGAAAGAG GAATCCTGTAGACGCATGCGAGCACACCTGCTTTCCAAGGATTCATCATCCCTCTGA